The genome window GCTTGTCCAATTCAAGCTCAGCGACGATCTTCTTGAGACGCCCATTCTCCTTTTCCAGGCTGCGCATCTCCGACAACTGCGACCGTCCCATACCACCAAACCGTTTCCGCCAGTTGTAATATGTCGCATCGCTGATGCCGACGCTACGACACGCCGATGCAACGTCACTTCCTCCCGTCAGCTTCAGCTCAATCTCACGCAGCAGCTTCAATACATCTTCGTCCGAATGCCGTTTCCGTGCCATTACATATTCCCCTCTCAAGACCAATGTAGTGGCCCAGTTTTAGGGGGGAAGGACACCCGGATGCGCGGGCGAATTATGAGCGGTGGTGTGAGGGTGGGGAAGTTCGACCGCTCTATGATGAGTATTTTGATTGTTATCCCGATGAAGGGGATCGCACTGATCTGTTCGTCGATGAAATTTTCGGGATTGGTCTATCGCGCCCGTTCCTTGATTTGAAGCATACACAAATGCAATTGAATCACTGTCAGTCCATGTCGCGCCACAATTCCGGCTTCCCTCATGTTGTGGCAATAGATCTGCCAAGCGGCTTAGACAGCGAGACCGGACATTATCCGGGCTATGAAACGGAACACTTCGCGGACTCGTGCCCCATGGCCAACCTCACCGTCACCTTCCACCGCCTGAAACCCGGCCATGTGCTTGCCGATGGCCCTGCGGCCTGCGGTAAGGTCGTCGTCAAGGATATCGGCCTCTGACGCCATCATTGACCCTCAAATATCCCCGCCGGAGGCATGAATCTCTTGTCCGACCCCAGACAGATCACCCTGACCAGCCAGATGCGCGATGCGCTGGCAAAGCATGTGCATCAGCACAAATATGATCACGGGCACGCGCTGATCCTGTCGGGGGGCGTCGGGCGTGGTGGCGCGGCGCGGCTGGCGGCGCGGGGCGCGCTGAGGGTTGGTGC of Paracoccaceae bacterium contains these proteins:
- a CDS encoding transposase — protein: MARKRHSDEDVLKLLREIELKLTGGSDVASACRSVGISDATYYNWRKRFGGMGRSQLSEMRSLEKENGRLKKIVAELELDKLILKESLNYLKPRA